Proteins found in one Branchiostoma floridae strain S238N-H82 unplaced genomic scaffold, Bfl_VNyyK Sc7u5tJ_1548, whole genome shotgun sequence genomic segment:
- the LOC118408043 gene encoding uncharacterized protein LOC118408043 has product MEINQIENNRGLTRNTQRAFRALKQWRKKSGHGPLHYLPQLVGALKNMEELSLDGDVTAFLQEYRHNLPQVTVSPEEHMDIQGVFKWSLPHEGKFYCQNSDLHVITPYPLYVTSRSWSAEPWKYESDWVPVGPLVHFQFRSDDATEPLEIDQSDQSDYSDQSDQSDQSDRSDQLDRSDQLDQLDQSDQLDLWSAEPWRYGSDWVPAGPLFHFQFRADDATEPVEIDFPHIVELTGTEALKLNHITFNSSQL; this is encoded by the exons ATGGAGATTAACCAGATTGAGAACAACCGCGGACTGACCAGAAACACCCAGCGGGCATTCCGGGCGCTGAAGCAGTGGAGGAAGAAGTCTGGACATGGACCTCTGCACTACCTCCCTCAGCTGGTAGGGGCTCTGAAGAACATGGAGGAACTCAGCCTGGATGGGGATGTTACGGCTTTTCTACAG GAATATCGTCACAACTTGCCCCAGGTGACTGTCAGTCCTGAGGAGCACATGGATATTCAAGGGGTGTTCAAATG GTCGCTGCCTCACGAGGGCAAGTTTTACTGCCAGAACTCGGATCTCCACGTCATCACCCCCTACCCCCTGTACGTGACTAGTCGGAGCTGGTCTGCAGAACCGTGGAAGTACGAGTCAGACTGGGTACCTGTGGGGCCGCTGGTCCACTTCCAGTTCCGCTCTGACGATGCCACAGAGCCATTGGAGATTGACCAGTCAGATCAGTCAGATTATTCAGATCAGTCAGATCAGTCAGATCAGTCAGATCGGTCAGATCAGTTAGATCGGTCAGATCAGTTAGATCAGTTAGATCAGTCAGATCAGTTAGATCTCTGGTCTGCAGAACCGTGGAGGTACGGGTCAGACTGGGTACCTGCGGGGCCGCTGTTCCACTTCCAGTTCCGCGCTGACGATGCCACAGAGCCAGTGGAGATTGACTTCCCTCACATTGTCGAATTGACAGGTACAGAAGCTCTAAAACTCAATCATATCACTTTTAACAGTTCTCAGCTCTAA